From the Prunus dulcis chromosome 4, ALMONDv2, whole genome shotgun sequence genome, one window contains:
- the LOC117623925 gene encoding putative receptor-like protein kinase At4g00960 isoform X2, whose product MGSSRSLLLFINLAIIILNLVAPTISQDDGICTFTADYCWKCYDTGTYTAGDKYQENLNSLLSSFSSNTQINSGFNNSSRGQDPNKINAIALCRGDLLQDSCQACLNKSTVILLQNCSTHKEAIIWAERCMVRYSYNLIFGIEQTDPLKHVPSPNYPKNPQQFEPVLTHLLGNLSDRAASTNSLKKFAAGHATVPGGEPIYALAQCTPDIDKQNCSSCLKQSVTEIQTCCGGRNGGRVLKPSCNLRYENYSFFVSTVDSLVDIPAPVPAAPAPKEEKKKSNIKQIVITIVVVFVAFVTILSICIFLRLRKRRVKLDEDENSEDVSLVESLQYDFETIRTATDDFSDANKLGGGGFGAVYKGRLLNGQPIAVKRLSKNSEQGDSEFKNEVMLLAQLQHRNLVRLLGFCLKTDERLLIYEYVPNTSLDNFIFDPNNHEHLDWETRYKIIGGIARGILYLHEDSRVRIIHRDLKASNILLDEDMNPKIADFGMARLFVIDQTQGDTKTVRGTYGYMAPEYVIHGHFSVKTDVFSFGVLVLEIVSGKKIGSFRYGKNEEDLLTYAWRNWREDTIQNIIDPVLTTSSQIVTMRCIHIGLLCVQENGVDRPTVASVVSMLNSESLALPIPSQPAFYMHHNTGSDISALTESDQSKSLSVYVTENDPSNITEAYPH is encoded by the exons ATGGGTTCCTCGAGATCATTGCTTTTATTCATTAATCTTGCTATTATTATCTTAAATCTTGTTGCTCCCACCATATCCCAAGATGATGGAATATGCACATTTACAGCTGATTACTGCTGGAAATGCTATGATACTGGCACCTACACAGCAGGTGACAAGTACCAAGAGAACCTCAACAGCCTCctctcttccttctcctcCAACACCCAAATCAATTCCGGGTTTAACAATTCATCCAGGGGACAAGACCCCAACAAGATCAATGCAATTGCATTATGCAGAGGAGATCTCCTACAGGACTCTTGTCAGGCTTGTCTCAACAAGTCTACTGTTATTCTCTTGCAAAATTGTTCAACTCATAAGGAAGCAATCATATGGGCAGAGCGTTGTATGGTGAGATACTCATACAACTTGATATTTGGTATTGAACAAACGGACCCTCTTAAGCATGTGCCTAGCCCAAACTATCCTAAAAATCCTCAACAGTTTGAGCCGGTGCTTACCCACTTGTTGGGTAATTTAAGTGACAGAGCTGCGTCAACGAATTCTCTTAAAAAATTTGCAGCAGGGCATGCAACTGTCCCTGGAGGTGAACCAATATACGCACTTGCTCAGTGCACTCCAGACATAGACAAGCAAAATTGCAGCAGTTGCCTTAAACAGTCCGTCACAGAAATTCAAACCTGTTGCGGTGGAAGGAATGGAGGAAGAGTCCTTAAACCCAGCTGTAATTTAAGGTATGAGAATTATAGTTTCTTTGTGTCTACGGTAGATTCGTTAGTAGATATTCCAGCTCCAGTTCCGGCAGCACCAGCACCCAAAGAAG aaaaaaagaagagtaaCATAAAACAAATTGTCATCACCATCGTTGTGGTTTTCGTTGCTTTTGTCACTATTCTCAGCATATGCATTTTCTTAAGACTAAGGAAACGAAGGGTAAAACTTGATGAAG ATGAGAATTCGGAAGACGTGAGTCTGGTGGAATCGTTGCAATATGATTTTGAAACTATAAGAACTGCAACAGATGACTTCTCTGATGCAAATAAGCTTGGAGGAGGTGGATTTGGAGCCGTTTACAAG GGTAGACTATTAAATGGGCAACCTATAGCCGTGAAAAGGCTCTCCAAAAATTCTGAACAAGGTGATAGTGAATTTAAGAATGAGGTCATGTTACTTGCTCAGCTTCAACACCGGAATTTAGTAAGGCTCCTAGGATTTTGCTTGAAAACAGACGAAAGGCTTCTCATTTACGAATACGTGCCTAACACAAGTCTTGATAACTTCATTTTTG ACCCAAACAATCACGAGCATTTGGATTGGGAAACACGTTACAAGATCATAGGAGGCATTGCTCGAGGGATTCTTTACCTCCATGAAGATTCTCGGGTTCGAATTATTCATCGCGATCTCAAAGccagcaatattttgttagATGAAGATATGAACCCCAAAATTGCTGATTTTGGAATGGCGAGATTGTTTGTTATTGATCAAACTCAAGGAGATACAAAGACAGTTAGGGGAACCTA TGGATATATGGCTCCTGAGTATGTAATTCATGGTCACTTTTCTGTCAAAACGGATGTCTTCAGTTTTGGGGTGTTAGTTCTTGAAATTGTAAGCGGTAAAAAGATTGGTAGTTTCCGATATGGCAAGAATGAAGAGGACCTATTAACCTAT GCCTGGAGAAATTGGAGGGAGGATACAATTCAGAACATCATAGATCCCGTGTTGACGACAAGTTCACAAATTGTAACGATGAGATGCATCCACATTGGTTTACTGTGTGTGCAAGAGAATGGGGTGGACAGGCCAACCGTGGCTTCAGTTGTATCCATGCTTAACAGCGAGTCTCTCGCACTTCCAATACCCTCACAACCTGCATTCTATATGCATCACAACACTGGATCAGACATATCTGCACTGACAGAGTCAGACCAATCCAAAAGCCTCTCTGTCTATGTCACAGAAAATGACCCTTCAAATATTACTGAAGCATATCCTCACTAA
- the LOC117623929 gene encoding cysteine-rich repeat secretory protein 4-like isoform X1: MSVLHDHALTIVFLSFIGLLKLVFCSNSIHYIHHYCSLEVNKTQNAAFQDNVDRLLSDLSSKSYGNRFYNSTSGDNDKKVYGLFLCRGDVSPGVCRDCIDSSTKNLKQNCTHNKESIVWYEECMLRYSNHSIFATEEEMPWRYWCSVNKVSNSDQFNQSLSTLMNGLVDKAAFGKTTPPFFATGYDKKGGDGGISIYCLMQCTPDINGSECQRCLKAAVGGYQEICEGRTWSMIFSPSCQVRYGSDPFYGEGKPIKSGGGRGKNNSYVAVAAVLCMVLSGLLVNLRA; the protein is encoded by the exons ATGTCAGTTTTACATGATCACGCCCTAACAATCGTCTTCCTTTCATTTATCGGCCTACTCAAACTGGTTTTTTGTTCCAATTCCATTCACTACATCCACCACTACTGCTCCTTAGAAGttaacaaaacccaaaacgcCGCTTTCCAAGACAACGTCGACCGCCTCCTCTCCGACCTCTCCTCCAAATCCTATGGCAACAGATTCTACAACTCCACATCCGGAGACAACGACAAAAAAGTTTACGGCTTATTCCTTTGTCGAGGTGACGTCTCCCCCGGAGTCTGCCGTGACTGCATCGACTCCTCCACCAAAAACCTCAAACAAAACTGCACCCACAACAAAGAGTCAATCGTTTGGTACGAGGAATGCATGCTGAGATATTCAAACCATTCCATCTTCGCCACAGAGGAGGAGATGCCGTGGCGGTATTGGTGCAGCGTGAACAAAGTTTCCAACTCGGACCAGTTTAATCAGAGTTTGTCCACCTTGATGAATGGGCTTGTGGACAAGGCTGCATTTGGCAAAACCACTCCACCATTTTTTGCGACGGGGTACGACAAGAAAGGCGGTGACGGCGGCATTTCGATATATTGTTTGATGCAATGCACGCCGGACATAAATGGGAGTGAGTGTCAAAGGTGTTTGAAGGCGGCTGTCGGCGGTTATCAGGAGATTTGTGAGGGGAGGACATGGTCTATGATATTTTCGCCTAGCTGTCAGGTGAGGTATGGGTCTGATCCATTCTATGGGGAAGGAAAGCCAATCAAAAGTGGCGGTG gAAGAGGGAAGAACAATTCATATGTGGCTGTTGCAGCGGTATTGTGCATGGTTCTGTCTGGCTTATTGGTTAATCTACGTGCATGA